CTTTTGGAGCAGAAAGCCATTCATCCGATTATTTATATCAGCAAATTGGATTTGTTGGAGGATGACAAGGAGTTAGATGTTTTTCTTGAGGTTTACCAAGCGATTGGTTATGATACTGCCAAAACAGTCGCAGAACTGTTGCCATTTTTGACAAGTAAAAAGACGGTTTTCATGGGGCAGACGGGAGTTGGCAAATCCACTTTGCTCAATAAAATTGCACCGGATTTACAGTTAGAGACGGGTGAGATTTCAGAGAGTTTAGGTCGCGGTCGTCATACGACACGAGCTGTCAGTTTTTATAATCTTAATGGAGGAAAAATTGCGGATACTCCGGGATTTTCTTCCTTGGATTACGAAGTAGACAATGCGGAGGATTTAAACCGAGCATTTCCTGAAATTGCTGAAGTCAGTCGCAGCTGTAAATTCCGAACGTGTACCCATACGCATGAACCGAATTGTGCGGTGAAACCTGCTGTTGAAAATGGAACAATTGCAGCCTTTCGATTTGAAGATTACCTGCAATTTTTGAGTGAAATTGAACATCGTCGTGAAACCTATAAAAAAGTAGTTAAAAAGCAGCCTAAATGAGGAGGAAGCCAAATGAAATCATATAAAATTGCACCGTCTATTTTAAGTGCAGACTATGCTAATTTTGAATCAGAATTGAAAAAATTAGAAGCCACAGGGGCAGATTACGCTCATATTGATATTATGGACGGACATTTTGTTCCCAATATCAGCTTCGGTGCGGGTGTGGTAGCGAGCATGCGACCACATAGTAAGTTGGTGTTTGATTGTCATCTCATGGTCTCCAATCCAGAACACCATATTGAAGATTTTGCTCGTGCGGGTGCAGATATTATCAGCATCCACGCTGAAGCAACACCACATATTCACGGAGCTTTGCAAAAGATTCGGGCAGCTGGTGTCAAGGCAAGTGTTGTTATCAATCCGGGAACGCCTGTTGAAGCGGTGAAAAACGTACTTAATCTAGTTGACCAAGTCTTAGTAATGACTGTCAATCCGGGCTTCGGTGGACAAGCTTTTCTACCAGAAACAATGGATAAAGTACGCGAATTAGTCGTTTTGAGAGAAGTGAACCAACTAGACTTTGATATTGAAGTAGATGGTGGTATTGATGATGAAACCATTGGCATTGCTAAAGAAGCTGGTGCTAATGTCTTTGTAGCAGGTAGTTACGTTTTCAAAGGTGATGTAGCTCATCAGGTTCAAACCTTGAAAGAAGCATTGCATGACTAAAATTGCTCTCTTTGCTGGTGGGACGATAGATAGCTTTCAAATGGATTTTGACCTCTTTATCGGAGTAGATGGGGGAAGCCTGTTTCTCATTGAACAAGGCATTTGCCCAGATTTAGCGGTCGGTGATTTTGATTCTGTTTCGGAGGAAGAGTTGGCTTTGATTTGTTCTCAATCGAAAGAGGTACTTCGAGCACAACCTGAAAAAGATGATACGGATTTAGAGTTGGCGGTTAAAGTTGTTTTTGCACGTTATCCACAGGCGCAAGTGACAATTTTTGGTGCTTTTGGCGGGCGCTTGGATCATACTTTGGCAAATATTTTCTTGCCAAGTAATCCAGAAATTGTCCCTTATATGCAGCAAATTCGACTGTGCAATGCACAAAATGAGCTCCGCTATTGCCCTCAAGGGCGTCACGAGGTAAAGCCAGTAGCTGGTATGAACTATTTAGCTTTTATGCCTGCGGATGACGGTCGTTTGACCATTGAAGGCGCCAAATATCCTTTAAA
This Streptococcus anginosus DNA region includes the following protein-coding sequences:
- the rpe gene encoding ribulose-phosphate 3-epimerase: MKSYKIAPSILSADYANFESELKKLEATGADYAHIDIMDGHFVPNISFGAGVVASMRPHSKLVFDCHLMVSNPEHHIEDFARAGADIISIHAEATPHIHGALQKIRAAGVKASVVINPGTPVEAVKNVLNLVDQVLVMTVNPGFGGQAFLPETMDKVRELVVLREVNQLDFDIEVDGGIDDETIGIAKEAGANVFVAGSYVFKGDVAHQVQTLKEALHD
- a CDS encoding thiamine diphosphokinase; the protein is MTKIALFAGGTIDSFQMDFDLFIGVDGGSLFLIEQGICPDLAVGDFDSVSEEELALICSQSKEVLRAQPEKDDTDLELAVKVVFARYPQAQVTIFGAFGGRLDHTLANIFLPSNPEIVPYMQQIRLCNAQNELRYCPQGRHEVKPVAGMNYLAFMPADDGRLTIEGAKYPLNESNYFFKKVYASNEFIDEPVFLECQSGYVIVIYSKDRS
- the rsgA gene encoding ribosome small subunit-dependent GTPase A; amino-acid sequence: MKGTIVKALAGFYYVESEGKVYQTRARGNFRKKGQTPYVGDEVEFSAEKDSEGYILKIAERKNSLVRPPIVNIDQAVVIMSAKEPDFNSNLLDRFLVLLEQKAIHPIIYISKLDLLEDDKELDVFLEVYQAIGYDTAKTVAELLPFLTSKKTVFMGQTGVGKSTLLNKIAPDLQLETGEISESLGRGRHTTRAVSFYNLNGGKIADTPGFSSLDYEVDNAEDLNRAFPEIAEVSRSCKFRTCTHTHEPNCAVKPAVENGTIAAFRFEDYLQFLSEIEHRRETYKKVVKKQPK